TCGCGTTACGGCAAGCAGGTCCGGGCGGTGATGCAGAACCGGGTGATGGCCGGCGCGGTCGGCATCGACACGGACCGGGTCGACCGCCTCACCTTCGGCCTCGGCTGCGGCATTGCCGGGGTGGCCGGCTCGGCCTTCACGATGATCGGCTCGACCGGGCCGACCTCGGGCCAGCTCTACATCGTCGACACCTTCCTGATCGTGGTCTTCGGCGGCGCAGCGAGCCTGCTCGGCACTATCGCGTCCGCCTTCTCGATCTCGCAGACCCAGTCGACCCTCGAATTCTTCCTCTCCGGCTCGACCGCGAAGGTCATCACCCTGCTCGCCGTCGTAGCTATCCTGATGCTGCGGCCGCAGGGCCTCTTCACCCTCAAGGTCCGGCGCTGAGGAGGCCTGCCCATGAAACTCCCGACCGTCAATGACAACCCGTTCATGAAGCCGATGGAATGGGCGGCCCTCGCCCTCCTCTGTGCCCTGATCTTCGGCCTCTTGCCGCTCGCCCTCGACGGGTTCCGGCTCAACCTGGTGGGCAAGTATCTCACCTACGCCTTCGTGGCGCTCGGCCTCGTCATCTGCTGGGGCATGTGCGGGATCCTGTCGCTGGGCCAGGGCGTGTTCTTCGGGCTGGGCGGCTATTGCATGGCGATGTACCTCAAGCTCGAGGCGTCATCCGTCGAGAACACCAAGATCCAGTCGACACCGGGCATCCCGGACTTCATGGACTGGAACCAGATCACGGCGCTGCCGTGGTTCTGGAAGCCGTTCCACAGCCTGCCGCTGACACTGATCGCCGTCGTGCTGGTGCCGACTTCGTTCGCCTTCGTCATCGGCGCGGCGATGTTCAAGCGCCGGGTCGGCGGCACCTACTTCGCGATCATCACCCAGGCCATCGCCGCGATCCTGACCATCCTGATCGTGGGACAGCAAGGCTATACCGGCGGCATCAACGGGATTACGGATCTCCGCACCCTCCACGG
This region of Methylobacterium sp. SyP6R genomic DNA includes:
- the urtC gene encoding urea ABC transporter permease subunit UrtC, giving the protein MKLPTVNDNPFMKPMEWAALALLCALIFGLLPLALDGFRLNLVGKYLTYAFVALGLVICWGMCGILSLGQGVFFGLGGYCMAMYLKLEASSVENTKIQSTPGIPDFMDWNQITALPWFWKPFHSLPLTLIAVVLVPTSFAFVIGAAMFKRRVGGTYFAIITQAIAAILTILIVGQQGYTGGINGITDLRTLHGWDIRTDAAKTVLYFVNGGLLVTCVLIAQHVKRSKLGRILVAMRDKEDRVRFSGYSVASFKIFAFCLAAAFAAIGGAMFTLQVGFMSPSFVGIVPSIEMVIYAAVGGRLSLFGAIYGTLLVNWAKTTFSESFPELWLFGLGALFIAVVLAFPNGLAGIWRQHVEPRLARRPKPVAPLPQGAPAE